Proteins from one Chelonia mydas isolate rCheMyd1 chromosome 14, rCheMyd1.pri.v2, whole genome shotgun sequence genomic window:
- the MYADML2 gene encoding myeloid-associated differentiation marker-like protein 2 yields MMESSGGPYLNTAAVASPVGIARLLQVAFGCTTFSLVAHQGGFSAAYGTFCMFVWCFCFAVTIFIITCEFTRLHSCLSISWGNFTAAFAMLATLMSITAAVIYPLYFAQFGCYSISCKVRDFRIAASVFAGLMFIAYAVEVFLTRAKPGQVTNYMATVSGLLKIVQAFVACIIFGALVNDSQYTNYVATQWCVAVYGFCFVVTVVVVAFNVTGRTAMLRCPFERFVVIYTFMAVLMYVSAAVIWPVFCFDSKYGSPWRPYQCSQGKCPWDSQLVIAIFTYVNLVLYIVDLAYSQRIRFVSHP; encoded by the coding sequence ATGATGGAGAGCTCAGGAGGGCCGTATTTGAACACAGCAGCAGTGGCATCCCCGGTGGGAATAGCCCGTTTGTTGCAAGTGGCGTTTGGATGTACTACGTTCAGCCTGGTGGCCCATCAGGGGGGATTCAGTGCAGCCTATGGCACCTTCTGCATGTTCGTCTGGTGTTTCTGTTTTGCTGTCACCATCTTTATAATAACCTGTGAGTTCACTCGTCTCCACAGCTGCCTGAGCATCTCCTGGGGAAATTTCACAGCTGCTTTTGCCATGCTGGCCACACTCATGTCCATCACTGCGGCTGTGATCTACCCGCTCTATTTTGCCCAGTTTGGCTGTTATTCCATCAGTTGCAAGGTGAGAGATTTCCGCATAGCAGCCAGTGTCTTTGCAGGGCTCATGTTCATTGCTTATGCTGTGGAGGTGTTTCTAACCAGAGCCAAGCCAGGACAGGTGACCAACTACATGGCCACAGTATCTGGCCTCTTGAAAATTGTCCAGGCCTTTGTGGCCTGCATCATCTTTGGGGCACTGGTAAATGACAGTCAGTACACCAATTATGTGGCTACCCAATGGTGTGTGGCTGTCTATGGCTTCTGCTTTGTGGTGACAGTGGTGGTAGTGGCCTTCAATGTCACGGGAAGGACAGCAATGCTGCGGTGCCCCTTTGAGCGCTTTGTGGTCATTTACACATTCATGGCTGTCCTCATGTATGTGAGTGCAGCAGTGATCTGGCCAGTATTCTGCTTTGATAGTAAGTATGGGTCCCCATGGCGCCCCTACCAGTGCTCCCAGGGCAAATGCCCCTGGGACAGCCAACTGGTGATTGCTATATTTACTTATGTGAACCTGGTGCTTTACATTGTGGACTTGGCATACTCTCAACGCATCCGCTTTGTCTCACACCCTTAA